In Bacillus thuringiensis, the DNA window TTTAAATCTACATTTACAACAGGGGTATCTGGAGAAAAATGTGCAAAACGTATTTTTGCTTGACCAGCTGGTAAATGTGTATTATCAAGCATAGGTTGTAATTGTAGATGATTGTCACTATTTATTGCGACAAAAGTATAAGTGTGATTCCCCATTATTGGTACTAAAGCTGAAAAGATGGGAGTTTCATTTCCTACAGGAACAATATCTATACGATATTTCCCTTGCACTAATGTTAAATAGGGACTAAATTGTTTAAAAGAAATATTTTTAATAATTTTTTGCCCGTTTACTAAAATGTTAACTGCAGGTATATATGAAGCAGAGTGAAAAAACCTTATGTGTGACGGTAAAGCAGCTTCTTGCGAATCTCTTTTTTCATACGCCTGTACAAGTTTTGTAAGCGTATCGTAATATTTCATATATAGTTCTACATATTTTTTCGGATTATTAAATTGATAGTAACGAGCGAGCTGTTCGTAACGTGCAGCTTCTTGTCCATATTTTTCGATTTCAGATTGAGACATGAACATTCCTCCTTTGTCATCATTAAAACTATATGCAAAGTAAGAAAGAGGTTATGCGAAAAAATTGTTTTTTGAAGGAGAAAAGTTGAAAATTAATAAGAAGTAGGGCTTACGGATAAGTGTAGTTTAGGTGAAAGAGGGCTATAATTTTCTAGAGTATATAGCAATATATCATCTATGTTTGGTGATGATGTACTGATTACAATGTATATTTCGAAATAAAAAACCTTAAGAGCGTATCAAGTGACATATCGAAAACATGTCCAAAAATCCTTAGGAAACTAGGGATTTTTTTAATAATGGGCAAATACACATACAAAGTGATAATTGTCCTACATAAATTATAAAGGAAAGGTAGTTTAAATATAAGGAAAGGAATGGAATATTGGGATGGGGATATCCCGAAAGGAATTGTGAATGGAGTTATGGACGATTTTGTGCTTTAGGATGTAGGATGAATTTTGAATTTGTAACATTATTTTTTCTATTTACGTTAGCAAGGGGAAGTATTAACCAATAAAAGAGCGTCGTGCCGAACTGATTAATGCGGTTAATCGGTTCTTTTTTTATTGTATAAAACGGAGGAGAATGTATGTGAAATATTGGTTTCTATAAAAATAATTGCTATGCATTTAGTAGGATTAATTGTCGATATTTGTTTGAAAATATGCAATATAAAGTAGGAGAATAGGAAGGAGTTTAAAGGGAGTTTCGTCGAAGTTTACACAATGTCGGCAATTGAGGGAAGCTGATATTATGTTAAGAAAATATGTAGTGAAGCGTTTATTTTATATAAAGGAGGGGTATTTGAGCGTATAGATAAGGGTTGGTCTTCGTTTTAAGTTCTGAATTTTCTGTTTTTAAAAATGATATTTAGCACTCATTTGTATATTTTATAATAGTTTTTTGATAAAATCACTGCTTTCGCAGAGGGTTCTTTTTTATGAAAGAAACGTCAATTTTCTTCATATATATATACAAATTGGAGAAATGGGGGAGCGCTATGCGCGATTACTTAATTAAACCACTTGTTGGTCAGCCGTATCCAATGATTTCACATGGAAAAGGTGTGTATTTGTATGATCAAAACGGAAATAAATATTTTGATGGCTCATCAGGGGCAATTACGGCAGGTATTGGGCATGGCGTAAAGGAGATTGCAGATGTTATAAAAAAGCAAGCAGAGGAGATTGCTTTCGTTTATAGATCACAGTTTACGAGTGAACCAGCTGAAAAATTAGCGAAGAAATTAAGCGATTTAAGTGTAGGAGATTTGAACTGGAGCTTTTTTGTGAATAGTGGTACGGAAGCAAATGAAACAGCTATGAAAATTGCAATCCAGCATTTTCAAGAGCGAGGTATTCAAGGGAAGCATAAAATTTTGTCACGATGGATGAGTTATCACGGTATTACGATGGGAGCCTTATCAATGTCTGGGCATCCACTGCGCAGACAACGTTTCGTGTCAATTTTAGAAGATTATCCAACTATTCCAGCTCCATATTGTTTTAGATGTCCGGTGCAAAAGGTATATCCAACTTGTCAGCTTGCTTGTGCAACTGAACTAGAAAGGTCAATTGAAAG includes these proteins:
- a CDS encoding DUF4397 domain-containing protein encodes the protein MSQSEIEKYGQEAARYEQLARYYQFNNPKKYVELYMKYYDTLTKLVQAYEKRDSQEAALPSHIRFFHSASYIPAVNILVNGQKIIKNISFKQFSPYLTLVQGKYRIDIVPVGNETPIFSALVPIMGNHTYTFVAINSDNHLQLQPMLDNTHLPAGQAKIRFAHFSPDTPVVNVDLKGGDHLFENVLFKQITDFLEVSPGTADIEVSLADNSSVLLTLPNFKVEPNIIYTISLLGYSTKDPKLEAVILTN